The nucleotide sequence GGGTTTGTCAGCCCCCACCTCTCGCCAGAGCCCTACACGCCGACGATGCTCCTGAGGCGTTCCAGGGTAGGCGAGCCACCCATCCATGTGCTCTCCAATCCAGGTCGGTGATTGTTGGCCAAGTCCGGCAACCAGCAGGGGAAAGGGATCTTCACGCTGCGGTAATAGTTGGGCTCCCTCCGGCAGACGTCCAATGCCTTGGCTTTTCAGCAGTTCAACGGTGTTACGAAAAAGCGCTCCCCGTTGGTCGTAGTCGACACCGAACAGCGGGTACTCCATCGGCCGATCGCCACTGGCCACCCCTAATAGCAGGCGGCCCTCGCTCAGTTCGTCGATGCTATTGGCAGCCTTGAGGGTCAACCACGGTTGTCGTAGCGGCAAGACTACCGCGGCAGTGCCAAGCATAATGTTTTGGGTGATGCCGGCCAGATAACCCAAGTAGGAAAAAATCTCGAAGACCTGTGCAGCATCTCCAAAACTCGGGTCATAGACCGGCACATCCCGCACCCACAGGGCTCGAAAACCGCTGTTGTCCGCCAATCGGGCCAGTTGGGCATGTTGTTTCAGATCGGGAGCGCCAAAAGGGCGCTTTTCCGCCATGCTCAAGCGTTGACCGGCAGTGGACCAATCATTGTCCAGCGGCAACTCCAGTCCGATGGAGAAGTTGTTAGGGCCGAGTAAACGTTGAAAATGTGAGTTCATCAGGTCTCCTGCGCCGTGCGTGATGCAGGGCGACTCCATAGGTGAATACCGACAGTATCTGCGGCTCCATCCCGGAGAAAAATGCATCAGGCAGCACAATAGTCTTGATTAAAATTCACGATTAGAAAGCTTTCCTGTCTGGAGGAGGAAGAGGCAATCACCCTGCGCAATGTTTTGTCGGTGAAAAAGTGAGAGTTTGAATCGATCAATCTTTTGCTTGGCTCTGGGATTTGAGTCGATCGAGTATCACCTTACCCACATCCAGCGCAGAACCAGGGTTTTGACCGGTCACCAGTTCGCGATCGATGACGATATGGCTGGTCCACGGTGAAGTGTTGCTACTGTATACGCCGCCGGCTTGTTCCAGTGCCGTTTGCGGATAGAACTTCATCGCACCGCCATTCAACAAGCCTTTGGCCAGTTCCTCTTCCTGATTGCTGATGACCGTGAATTTGTATCCTGCATAAGTCCAGCCATGCGTTGGGGCTTTGCCGTCGCCTTCGAGTTTCCGAGTGAAGGCTGTTGGGTCGGACAGAGTCGACAGTAGCGCAATCGGGCCATGGCAAACGAGGGCGGTTGTCTTGCCGTTGTTATGGAAGTTGTTCAGCAACTTCCCCAATGCGGCGCTATGCAGCAGATCCTCCATAGGTGCGTGGCCACCGGGTACATAGACAGCATCGAAGTGCTCGTAGCCGATCTGTTCGACCCGCGACAGGCTAATGACCGGTGACTCACCCGGCGAGGTAATCTTGAGGTGCTCCAGCAGTGCCTTGTGCTCCTGCAGTGCCGCAATGTCATTGTTGAAATACATTTTGTCGTTGGACGATTGGTCCAGCGTTGGCGCCTTGCCCGTTGGCGTCGCAAAGGTCACCGAGTGGCCGGCATCGAGCAGTAGTTTTACGGGTTGCATCAATTCGTTCAGGTAAAAGCCGGTTGTAAAGACTTTCTTGTCCTTGAGCTCAAGGTGGTCTGAATCAGACAGCACGACCAGGACGTTACTGGCCTGTGCGTTGAAGGCTGAGGTGCAAATGGTCATTGCAAGGGCGAGACGAGTGATAGGGCGCATGGGATTTCCGAGCAGTAGAGAGTGAATTCGATCAGCAGGTGTCTGATCCCGATACGACTATATTCATGCCTCCATGGGAGATAAACTTGCGCAAAGGAAAAGCACTTGTTCTTTGGAGGTAAAGGTGGGCCGGCGATTCGATTATCTCGCAGACGTAGAAGTCTTCATCACTGTGGTGGAGAAAGGCTCCCTAAGCGCAGGGGCCGTTCTTCTGGCAACTACCCCGTCAGTAGTCAGCCGTGCGATCTCACGTCTGGAAACACGCCTGGGTGTTCAGTTGTTACGGCGCACGACTCGACGCCTGAGCCTGACCGAGGCGGGACTGCTTTACCTCGAACAGTCCCGCGCGGCGTTCTCGCTGATCGATGATGCAGAGCGGACGATCCAGGGGCAGGAAGGCGCGTTGACTGGCCGTGTACGGCTTAGTGTGCCGACGACTTACGGCCACTACCGGCTGCCGGTATTGCTCTGCCGCTTTACTCGGCAGTACCCGCAGGTGCGCATCGAGTTGAGCATCAGCAATCGAAATGTGGATCTGGTGGCCGAAGGGTATGACCTGGCCATTCGCCTTGGGCCATTACCTGACAGTGGCCTGATTGGACGCAAACTTGAGGATGCGCGTTTGTGCGTGGTCGCCGCGCCGGACTATCTCCGGCGTGCAGGTACGCCGCACAGCGTCGACGAACTGCCAGCGCATGCTTGCCTGCCATTTGTGATGCCCAGCAGCGGTCGGGTCGGCCCCTGGCTGTTCTGTGAGCAGGGTATTGATCGGGAGTGGATACCTGAGGCGAGTGTTCAAGTGTCCGACGACGTACTTGGCACTGTGTCTTTGGCCGAGCACGGTATGGGTATTTGTCAGACCTACGATTTTATTGTTCGGGAGCGGATTCAAAGCGGACGCCTGGTGCCGCTGCTCGAACAGTCGAGTGGACGGTCCCGACCGTTCTCGGTGATTTTCCCGCCTCATCGCCAGCTATCGGCTGCGTCCCGGGCGCTGATCGACTTCCTGATTCGCGGGGTGGCAGATCAAGCCCACACGCCACTCAACGAGCGTCAAGCGATCGGATAGGTCGGGTAGTCGGTATAGCCCTGGGTGCCTCCTCCATAGCTCAATGCCCGGTCCGGTTTCAACAATGGCCAGTCGTTGCGTAGTCGTTCAACCAGGTCGGGGTTCGCGATGAAAGGTTCACCAAATGCTGCGATGTCGATCATCCCATCGCGAAGAAATTGTTCCGCTCGTTCCTTAGTCATGCCTCCTGCGAGCACTAGCGTGCCATGGTAGTGGGTGCGAAATTTTTGCAGGAAATCCCGAGGAATGGGCGAACTGCCCCGCGACAGCTGATCCATGAAATGAACATAGGCCAGACCGCGTCGGGAGAGTTGGTCGGCGACATACAGATAGGTTTCTTCGACATCCTCGTAAAGCCCCATGTCAAACAGGCC is from Pseudomonas mucidolens and encodes:
- a CDS encoding type 1 glutamine amidotransferase domain-containing protein gives rise to the protein MRPITRLALAMTICTSAFNAQASNVLVVLSDSDHLELKDKKVFTTGFYLNELMQPVKLLLDAGHSVTFATPTGKAPTLDQSSNDKMYFNNDIAALQEHKALLEHLKITSPGESPVISLSRVEQIGYEHFDAVYVPGGHAPMEDLLHSAALGKLLNNFHNNGKTTALVCHGPIALLSTLSDPTAFTRKLEGDGKAPTHGWTYAGYKFTVISNQEEELAKGLLNGGAMKFYPQTALEQAGGVYSSNTSPWTSHIVIDRELVTGQNPGSALDVGKVILDRLKSQSQAKD
- a CDS encoding TIGR03571 family LLM class oxidoreductase, translating into MNSHFQRLLGPNNFSIGLELPLDNDWSTAGQRLSMAEKRPFGAPDLKQHAQLARLADNSGFRALWVRDVPVYDPSFGDAAQVFEIFSYLGYLAGITQNIMLGTAAVVLPLRQPWLTLKAANSIDELSEGRLLLGVASGDRPMEYPLFGVDYDQRGALFRNTVELLKSQGIGRLPEGAQLLPQREDPFPLLVAGLGQQSPTWIGEHMDGWLAYPGTPQEHRRRVGLWREVGADKPYISFLHLDLEANPHSPMKPLRFGGRGGRMALIEELEALRESGVQHVGLHLRHSERPVAEVVEEIAECILPRFHNVV
- a CDS encoding LysR family transcriptional regulator, whose product is MGRRFDYLADVEVFITVVEKGSLSAGAVLLATTPSVVSRAISRLETRLGVQLLRRTTRRLSLTEAGLLYLEQSRAAFSLIDDAERTIQGQEGALTGRVRLSVPTTYGHYRLPVLLCRFTRQYPQVRIELSISNRNVDLVAEGYDLAIRLGPLPDSGLIGRKLEDARLCVVAAPDYLRRAGTPHSVDELPAHACLPFVMPSSGRVGPWLFCEQGIDREWIPEASVQVSDDVLGTVSLAEHGMGICQTYDFIVRERIQSGRLVPLLEQSSGRSRPFSVIFPPHRQLSAASRALIDFLIRGVADQAHTPLNERQAIG